The window CGCTGTATAAAGATGACGCCCCGGAAACTGCATCCATCGTACCACTGGCTTTTCCACTGATTGCAGGAGCAGGTACATTAACCTCTATTCTATCTCTCAGGGCTGAGTATCATGTCGAGAATATCGCAGCCGGAATCGTCATTAACATCATTTTTGTTTACATCGTGCTTAAATCATCTAAAAAATTAAGCCGGGTATTAGGGAAATCGGGATTAGCTGTGATCCGTAAAGTATTTGGTGTCATTCTTTTAGCTATTGCAGTTAAGCTTTTTTCTGCTAACGTAACTGGATTATTTTAACATTTGCTGTTAAACTATTCTGAAAAGAGCCGGTATTCAGCAGTGTTTTTTGTCATACACCCCTTAATTCAATACCTTTGCATTGTAATTATATTCTGTAATGAAAATATTAATTTCCATATTAATCCTCTTGGCTGTGGCTTTAATTGCCTACAATGTCACCCTCATAGATTTCAGCGAACCTTTTAAGGGAGACAGTGTTGTAGCCATCATAGGGGTTATAGCTTCTCTGTGCGCCATTTTGTTGCTCACTATTTTCACTTTATCTAAAAAGATTCAGGACAAAATCAAAGACAAGCATTAATGTTTGATGTATTAGTGATCGGAGGCGGTGTTGCCGGGATGCAATGTGCCTTAATCCTGGGGTCTGCATATCAAAAAGGTTTTGCCAAGGACAAGAAAATAGGAATCATTGCACACCAGAAAGCATCGCACCTGCAATCGGCCGAACTCAACAACGTTATAGGCCTTTCTCCTAAAACAAACGGAGCAGATGTACTTAATAAAAGTAAAACACATCTAGCCCAATCGTTTCCGCATATAAAACAGATCGAAAAAGAAAAAGTGCATAAAGTTGTACGGTCAGACGATCACTTCATTATTTCTACCAACAGGTCCTCATATAAATCCAGACTTGTTGTTATAGCGCTTGGCTACACCAATTTCTTTAACATCGAAGGTTTAAACGAATACCTCGAACCACATCAGTTATCAAATCCGGAAAAGGAACGTATTCAACTGAAAAACACAAACCACCTGGTTGAAGAGGGCATTTATGTAGCCGGAACCTTAGCCGGCTGGCGAAGTCAATTCGCTATTGCTGCCGGAAGCGGAGCCCAGGTAGCCACCGACATATTAACCCTCTGGAACGACGGTAAACACGCTCACGTACACGATAAGTTGGATTAATTCAGGCAGGTAGTTTTTTATTCTTTTTCCTCAAGCGGTTGAGGAGAAGAAATCTCAAGAACCTTTTCCAACATATGATCTCCCTCATTAAGAATCTGCTCCTTGATATTGGGTCCGTATAGCTGTTCTGCTATTGCGGCCTTTATATACTTCCTCAAAGCCTCTTTATATGGGTTCAGATCGATATTCAGCCCCCTGTCATTTCTTGAATAATCAATAAAGCTTTCTGTTATATCATCCGAAATTTCTACGGACTCAATAAACTCCTTAGCGGTAAAATCCCGGTAAGCGGTACGATCTTTATCCAGCAGTTCAAAAGCAAAAAAGGAAGTAAAGTCCGATTTCAGAAGCACGTCGAGTGACTCATCCTTATACGTACCGTTAATAGGAACAAAAACATCCGGAATGATCCCTCCGCCCCCATATACTATTTTACCCTTCGGGGTCTTAAATATTAACGAGTCTGCCACTTTAATACTGTCGGCATTCTTCAATTCACCATTGCGATATCGCTCATAAAAATTATCAAAATAATCTTTGGTCCCGTTTTTATATGACCGCTGGATCGAACGCCCTGTAGGAGTGTAATAACGGGAAACCGTCAACCTTACAGAAGAACCGTCACCAAGCCCCATTTCCCGCTGCACCAAACCCTTACCAAAACTTCGCCGTCCGACAATGGTTCCTCTATCATTATCCTGTAAAGCACCTGCAACAATTTCACTGGCAGAAGCTGACTTTTCATTGATCAGCACATACACATGCCCATATTCAAAATCTCCTTTTTTTGTAGCAAAGCTTTCCTGAATTGCCCCACTCTTGTTTTTGGTGAACACAATAAGCTTTTTAGTCTCCAGAAACTCATCTACAATTTCTTCCGCTATCCCCATATACCCTCCGGGGTTATCCCTTAAATCAAGGGTCAAAGCAGTCATTCCTTCTTCCAGCAAAGCATCGAGTGCCGTTTTAAACTCCTGATAAGTACTTTCTGCAAAACGGTTAATTTTTATGTATCCTAAAGAATCGGACAACATATAATAAGCATCCACACTGGGCAAGGGAACTTCGGCTCTTTTAATATTAATATCTATCAGCGACGCCTCCCCTTTTCTATACACTTTAAGGTTTACCGGGGTATTTCTTTCCCCTTGCAGTTTGCTTATAATTTCATCGCTGGCCAGTTTCTTCCCAAACAAAGTATCTCCGTTGGCAAAAAGAATGCGGTCGCCCGGCTTAACTCCCGCCTTATAACTCGGCCCTCCTTTAATCGGACGAATAACGGTCAGTGAATCTTTGTACATATAAAAACTGACTCCAACCCCGACAAAATCTCCTTTCATATTCTCTGCTGCTCTTTTAGCCTGTTCTTTAGGAATGTATACAGAGTGAGGGTCAAGCTTATCTAAAATATTGTTTACCGTTACATCTACAATGCTATCGGTATTAACATCATCTACATATTCAAAATCGATATAATCGATAAGCCTGTTCAGTTTATCTTTCTTGGAATTGGTTGTAAACAGCTTTTCAGGCGTATCGTTAAAGTGTAATTTCCCCCCAATAAAAACCCCCAGAGCCAAAGTCCCTAAAATAATTAATGGCCATATATAGTTCTTTCCTTTCAACATCTACTCCCCTTCTATATCGGATATTTGCTCTAATTGAACGCCTGCTTTTGCAAGAAATTGTAATCCGGAATCATCTTTGTACTGACTAATATACACGACCCTTTTTATACCCGCCTGATGTATCAGTTTACTGCACTCTTTACACGGTGAAAGTGTTAAATAAAGTGTTGCACCATTACAGGAATGTGTAGAAGATGCCACCTTTAGGATCGCATTTGCCTCAGCGTGTAACACATACCACTTCGTATACCCTTCTTCATCTTCACAGGGGTTTTCGAATCCTGTCGGGGTACCGTTATATCCGTCGGAAATGATCATCCTTCCTTTCACGATAATAGCTCCTACCTGTTTTCTTTTACAATGGGATAATTTACCCCATTCAACAGCCATTCTCAAATATGCTTTGTCGTAACGTAATTGCTTTTTGTCAGTCATAAA of the Zhouia spongiae genome contains:
- a CDS encoding MarC family protein → MNFNVKEIFTSSMILFAVIDIIGSIPIIIDLRTKVGHIQSEKAAVVAALIMVAFLFIGEEILNLIGIDVNSFAVAGSFILFFLAIEMILGITLYKDDAPETASIVPLAFPLIAGAGTLTSILSLRAEYHVENIAAGIVINIIFVYIVLKSSKKLSRVLGKSGLAVIRKVFGVILLAIAVKLFSANVTGLF
- a CDS encoding FAD-dependent oxidoreductase; the protein is MFDVLVIGGGVAGMQCALILGSAYQKGFAKDKKIGIIAHQKASHLQSAELNNVIGLSPKTNGADVLNKSKTHLAQSFPHIKQIEKEKVHKVVRSDDHFIISTNRSSYKSRLVVIALGYTNFFNIEGLNEYLEPHQLSNPEKERIQLKNTNHLVEEGIYVAGTLAGWRSQFAIAAGSGAQVATDILTLWNDGKHAHVHDKLD
- a CDS encoding S41 family peptidase; this translates as MLKGKNYIWPLIILGTLALGVFIGGKLHFNDTPEKLFTTNSKKDKLNRLIDYIDFEYVDDVNTDSIVDVTVNNILDKLDPHSVYIPKEQAKRAAENMKGDFVGVGVSFYMYKDSLTVIRPIKGGPSYKAGVKPGDRILFANGDTLFGKKLASDEIISKLQGERNTPVNLKVYRKGEASLIDINIKRAEVPLPSVDAYYMLSDSLGYIKINRFAESTYQEFKTALDALLEEGMTALTLDLRDNPGGYMGIAEEIVDEFLETKKLIVFTKNKSGAIQESFATKKGDFEYGHVYVLINEKSASASEIVAGALQDNDRGTIVGRRSFGKGLVQREMGLGDGSSVRLTVSRYYTPTGRSIQRSYKNGTKDYFDNFYERYRNGELKNADSIKVADSLIFKTPKGKIVYGGGGIIPDVFVPINGTYKDESLDVLLKSDFTSFFAFELLDKDRTAYRDFTAKEFIESVEISDDITESFIDYSRNDRGLNIDLNPYKEALRKYIKAAIAEQLYGPNIKEQILNEGDHMLEKVLEISSPQPLEEKE
- a CDS encoding deoxycytidylate deaminase; the encoded protein is MTDKKQLRYDKAYLRMAVEWGKLSHCKRKQVGAIIVKGRMIISDGYNGTPTGFENPCEDEEGYTKWYVLHAEANAILKVASSTHSCNGATLYLTLSPCKECSKLIHQAGIKRVVYISQYKDDSGLQFLAKAGVQLEQISDIEGE